The genomic stretch GCACGCACGAGCACATCGACTACACGCCGGCGCCGGACATCGTCCACGAGAGCGCGGGCCACGCGCCCATCATCGCCAACCGCCGCTACGCGGAGTACCTCAAGGCCTGCGGGCTGGTGGGGTTCAAGGCCATCGCGAGCGTGGAGGACCAGGCGTCCTTCGACGCCATCCGCAACCTGTCGGTGGTGAAGGAGGACCCGGACGCGAGCGAGGAGGAGCGCGCGCACGCGGAGGCGCGGCTGGTGGCGGCCAACGCGAGCCGCCGCTACGTCAGCGAGAGCACGCGGGCCACGCGGCTGTACTGGTGGACGGCGGAGTACGGCCTCGTCGGGAAGCTGGAGAGCCCGCGCATCTACGGCGCGGGGCTCTTGTCGAGCATCGGCGAGGCTCGACACTGCCTCACCCCGGCGGTGCGCAAGCTCCCGCTGGACGTGTCGTGCGTGGACACGGACTTCGACATCACCCGCATGCAGCCGCAGCTGTTCGTGGCGCGTGACTTCGAGCACCTGTTCGAGGTGCTGGCGCAGTTCGAGTCCACGCTGGCGTGGAAGCGCGGTGGGGACCACGGGCTCGAGGAGGCGCGCAAGGCGCGGACGGTGAACCACCTGGTGCTCGCGGATGGGCGCGAGGTGACGGGGCGCGTGCTGGAGTCGGTGCCGGCGCCCAGGCCCGTGGCGCCGGGGCTGACGGCCGCGCTGGTCCGAATGGAGGGCCCGGTCATCGTCTCCCGTGGCGGGAAGGGCGACGGCGGCCGGCCGTGGAACGGGCCGGCGCTGGTGGCCTTCGGCTCGGGCGTGCTGCCGCGGCGGGGGCCGTTCAAGCTTTCGCTGGAGAGCGGGTTGGAGCTGGAGGGCTTCGCGTCGGACGGCGGCGAGGTGCTGGCGCTGCGGGCCCGGCTCGCGGGGCGGGAGCTGGACGTTCCGGCGGTGACGAAGCTCTTCGTCACCACGCATCTGCCGTCCGTCGCCGGTGGCCCGTCCGACCCGGAGACGTGGGACCGCTGGTTCGGCGAGGTGAACGCGTTCGCGGAAGGGGACGGCGAGGCGAAGGCGCGCGCCCGCAAGGCCCTGGCGCTGCACCCGTCCCTGGCGGCGCTCTATCGCGAGGTGCGCGACCTGCGGGACGCGGGGAAGGCGAAGCCGGAGCGTCTGGCGCAGATCGCCGCCGCCGCGACGGACTTCCAGGACGACTGGCTGCTGCGCGTGGAGGTCGACGAGCTCCGCGTCCGCCACTGAGGGGACGTCGCCGGGCCGTGAGGCGAGGACCGGCGATGGCCCACGGCGAGGCCTCGCCCGACACGAGCGCCGACGACCTGGGGCGTGGGCGGGGCCCGCGCGTCGCCCCGCCGCACGTTTCGTTCAACGGCTGAGAACGGCACGGGCCCGGCCATGCAGCGCGTGCATGAGCGGGCCCGTCATCGGCGCGTGCCTGTCGCGGGGCCGCTCGCGAGGGCCGCGAGCGGCGCGCCAGGCGCGGCTCACTTCTCCTTGGAGGCGATCTTCCGCAGCGCCTTCTGGTCGCGCACGCAGAGGATGCGGCCGACGTTGCCCAGCACGCCCTCGCGCTTCATCTCGTTGATGAGCGTGGACACGAACGAGCGCGAGGCGCCGACCAGGTCCGCCAGGTCCTGCTGGGTGATGCCGCGCAGGTCCGTCTCACCGCCGTGGGGGCAGCGCTCGCCGTGCGCCTCCACCAGTGTCAGCAGCGTGTCCGCCAGCCGGGCGGGGACCTCCTTGAACGTCAGGCCCAGCACGCGCTTGCGCAGGGCGCGAACGCGCTCGGCGTAGGCGCGCACCACGTCCACCGCCAGGGCGGGGCGGGCCTCGAGCTGCGCGCGGAAGTCGCGGCCCTCGATGCTCCACACCTCGGCCTCGCCCGCGGCGATGGCCATCTCCTCGATGGGCGTGCCCTCGGGGCGGAACAGCTCGCCGAACAGGTCGCCCGGGCGCAGGATGCTCACCACGGAGCGCGTGCCGTTCTTGCCGATGCGCATCAGCCGCACGCGGCCGGACTTCAGCAGATAGACGCGGTCGGTGTTGTCACCGGGGCGGTAGATGGTCGAGTTGTGCGGGAAGGACTCGACCTTGAAGTAGCCCTTGAAGTCGATGGCCTCCTGGCCAGGGACGATGCGGTTGGCGGTGACGACCATCCCGGAGCCAGTCGCCGGGAGAGGGGCCACAGCATTGGAACCGATGGGGCCGAGGGGGCGATTGAAACCGTGCATGGCATTCACTCCGTGGAAGGAATCGGGGGTAGAACCGGCCGCCTGCTCTGGCGGCGACGGGACTTTCCAGTTCCAAGGAACGTGCCAGCCGGGAATGAAGTGCTCCCGGGGGAACACATCCAAGAATGCCGGGTACTTAGCGCTACAGGGACGGTACACCCCCCTGTCTGTGTCCGAAACCCGAAACAAAACGTTCAAACAGTCTGATCAGCTTGAACGAAACGTTCAATCCCACCGGGTGACTGTCGTGGCACGGACAGTGTTCACGGGTCGTCTTTCACGGTGAAGCCATGCCCCAACGTGCTCTGTCCCTGTGAAAGATTGTACTTCTGCAGTTTCCGCTCGAGCGTCGGGCGGCTGATTCCAAGAATCTGGCAGGTGCGTCCCTTGTGACCCTTGGTGACGGCCATGGCGCGGGCGATGAGCAGGCGCTCGGCCTCGTCGAGCGTGGGGATGAGGCTGGCGTCGTCCACGGCGGGCGCGGTGAACATGGGGGTGGCGGAGGGGCGTCCTGTCTCCGGGCCCGGGGGCGCGTCCAGGGTGGGCAGGTCGTCGCCGCGCAGCACGTCGCCGGGGGCCAGCACCACGGCGCGGGTGAGGACGTTCTCCAGTTCGCGCACGTTGCCGCGCCAGGGCAGGCGCGTCAGCCGCTCCATGACCTCCGGGGGCACGCGGGTGACGCGCTTGTGGACCTTCTCGTTGATGCGCTCGAGCAGGTGCTTGACGAGCAGGGAGATGTCCTCGCGCCGCTCGCGCAGCGGGGGAATCTGGAGCGTTATCACCTTGAGGCGCTGGTAGAGGTCCTCGCGGAAGCGGCCGTGCTCCACCTCCTCGGCGAGGTTGCGGTGGGTGGCGGCGATGACGCGGGCCCGCAGGCGGATGCGCTTGACGCCGCCCACGCGCTCGAACTCGCGCTCCTGGAGCACGCGCAACAGCTTGGCCTGGAGCATCAGCGACATGTCGCCAATCTCGTCGAGGAAGACGGTGCCTTCCTCGGCCAGCTCGAACTTGCCGGGCTTGGTCGCCACCGCGCCGGTGAAGGCGCCCTTCTCGTGGCCGAACAGCTCGCTCTCCAGCAGGGTGTCGACGATGGCGGAGCAGTTGATGCCGATGAAGGGCCGCGACTCGTCGTAGGAGTAGTTGTGGATGACGCGGGCGATGAGCTCCTTGCCGGTGCCGCTCTCGCCGGAGATGAGCACGGTGGCGTGGCTGCCCGTCACCTTGCCGATCTCCTTCACCAGCTGCTGCATCAGCGGGCTGGTGCCGACGATGTCGCCCAGCCGGACGGCGGCGTTCTCCCGGTTCAGCTCGTCCGCGCGCCGCGACAGCTGGCGGTACTCCAGCGCCCGCTCCACGACGAGGTCCAGCGCGGCCGGGTCCGGGAAGGGCTTGTGGATGTAGTCGAAGGCCCCCGCCTTCATGGCCCGGATGGTGGTCTCCATGTCGTGGTAGGCGGTGACCAGGATGATGCGCGCGTCCCCGCACAGCCGTTTCATCTCCTCGATGATCTCCAGGCCCGTGCGGTCCGGGAGCATCATGTCGAGGATGACCACGCTGGGCATGGCCTCCTGCGCGGCGCGCAGCCCCGCGGCGGCGCTGGTGGCGGTGGCCACCTGGTAGCGCGGCTGTCCGTCGTGCTCGATCTCCTCGAAGTGCATCTTCAAGGTCTCGAGGAGGGACACGTCGTCGTCGACGATGAGAAGGGTCTCCATGGCGCTCTTCTCAGGTGGCGAACGTCAGGGTGAACACCATGCCGGGCTCGGCGCTGCCCTCCGCGGCGACGTCGCCGCCCTGGCCCATCATCACCCGCCTCAGCGCGGCCAGGGACAGCCCCGCGCCCCGGGCCAGGCGCGAGCCGAACGGCTCGAAGAGGGTGCCGCGCTCCTCCGGCGGCAGGGCCGCGGCCGGGTCCTTGAGCACCATCAGCACGCGCCCCGGCGAGCCCCGGCGCAGGGCGACCTCCACCGGGCTGTCCTCGGGCCGGCCCATGGCCACGTTGAGCAGCACCTGCGCGAGCACCGGGCGCAGCCGGTTGGGGTCCACCCGCACGCGCGGCAGCTCCGGCTCCTCGTCCACGCGCACCTCGATGCGCCGCTCCGCCAGCTCCAGGGCCACCATGCCCGTGGCCTCCTGCAGCACCGACCGCAGCGCGTGCGCGTCCAGGTTGGGTGTCGTGTCCCGCCCGTATTCGGAGAGGAGCCACAGCATGCGCTCCATGGTGCGGATCTCCCGGTTGGCGATGGTGAGCCGCCGGCGATCCCTGTCCGACAGGCCCGTGTTCCGCGCCAGCGTCTGCACCGCCATCTTCACCGACGAGAGCGGGTTGCGGATTTCATGGCTCAGCGACGAGGACAGCCGGGAGATCTGCACCGGGGGCGCGCCCTCGAGCAGGGCGTTGAGGTCCTGCACCGCCGCGCAGGCCTCGCCCCCGTCCATCCCGAGCGTCATGCGCAGGGGCGTGGCGTCCTCGTCCCCGCCGAGCAGCGCGGAGGCGAACTCCACGGCCCGGCGGTCCTCCCGGGCACGGGCGTCCAGCTCGCGGGCGCGCTCCGGGGAGACGCCGAGGGCCAGGTGGAGGGGCCGGTCCAGCAGCTCCTCCGGGGGCCGGCGGAGCACGGAGGCACAGTCTCCCTCGGCGCGGGTCACCCGCAGCCCCGGAGACCAGGCGAGCAACGCGGCTTGGAGCAGGTGGGCGTTCATTGGTGGGTCCCAAACATACCGAGTAAGGTTCCGCGCTGTCCCCTTATGTCCCTCATGGCACGTTTCCCGAAGAACCTTGTGGCGGCCCTCCTGTTCCTGTCCGGAGGCACCGCGCTGGTCTACGAGTTGGTCTGGTCCAAGTATCTCGGGAACGTCCTGGGTAACAGTGGGCAAGCGCATGCGGTGGTGCTCGCCACCTTCATGGGCGGGCTGGCGCTGGGGGCATCTGTCTTCGGGCGGACAGCGGACCGGGTGAAGAGCCCGCTGGCGCTGTATGGCGTCTTGGAGCTGGGCGTGGCGCTGTATGCGCTCGCCTTTCCATATGTGCTCGACGGGCTCGGTTCGCTATGGCTCGCGGTGGCGCCAGGGGTGCCGGACGGGTGGCGGGTAGGGCCCCGGCTGCTGGTGGCCGCGCTCTCCCTGGTGGTGCCCACGCTGCTGATGGGGGGAACCCTGCCGGCGCTGGTGCGACACTTCGCGGACAGCCTCTCCGGGGTGCAGCGGGAGCTGGCGCGGCTGTACGCGGTCAACAGCCTGGGCGCGGCGCTGGGCGTGTTCCTGGCGGGCACGAAGCTGGTGCCCACGCTGGGGCTCTCCGCGTCCGCGAAGCTGGCGGCGGGGTTGAACCTGATGCTGGCGGTGGCGGCGCTGCTGCTGGCGCGGCGCCATCCTCCCGCGCTGGCGCCCGGGGCGTCCGCGCCCGCGTCGGCGGAGGCCGCGGACGTCGTCTATCCCCGGGCGGCGGTGCGGGCGGCGCTGGTGGGGGTGCTGCTGTCGGGCTTCACGTCGATGATGTATCAGGTGACGTGGATCCGCCTGTTGTCCATCGTCCTGGGCGCGTCCACGTATGCCTTCACGCTCATCCTCACCGCGTTCATCCTCGGCATCGGCCTGGGCAGCTTCTGGCTGATGACGCGGGCCCGGAAGGTGGATCCGCTGCGGTTGTTCGCGTGGATGCAGGTGGGGCTGGTGGCGAGCCTCTGCGTGGCGCTGCCCTCGTACGTGCGGCTGCCGCACCTGTTCCGCACGGCGCAGTGGATGCTGACGCGCTCGGTCGACACCTGGCCGTTGTTCCAGTTGTTGACGTTCGGCTTCTGCTGCCTGGTGCTGCTGGTGCCCACCTTCTTCATGGGCGCGGCGTTC from Myxococcus stipitatus encodes the following:
- a CDS encoding aromatic amino acid hydroxylase produces the protein MTPTELTISRLPPHLRRYVVSQDYEAYTPRDHAVWRHILGKLRGHLADKAHPVFLEGLEATGIGAERIPSLDEMNVKLARLGWSCVGVRGFIPPAVFTELQSMGVLAIAADIRTHEHIDYTPAPDIVHESAGHAPIIANRRYAEYLKACGLVGFKAIASVEDQASFDAIRNLSVVKEDPDASEEERAHAEARLVAANASRRYVSESTRATRLYWWTAEYGLVGKLESPRIYGAGLLSSIGEARHCLTPAVRKLPLDVSCVDTDFDITRMQPQLFVARDFEHLFEVLAQFESTLAWKRGGDHGLEEARKARTVNHLVLADGREVTGRVLESVPAPRPVAPGLTAALVRMEGPVIVSRGGKGDGGRPWNGPALVAFGSGVLPRRGPFKLSLESGLELEGFASDGGEVLALRARLAGRELDVPAVTKLFVTTHLPSVAGGPSDPETWDRWFGEVNAFAEGDGEAKARARKALALHPSLAALYREVRDLRDAGKAKPERLAQIAAAATDFQDDWLLRVEVDELRVRH
- the mrpC gene encoding Crp/Fnr family transcriptional regulator MrpC, with amino-acid sequence MHGFNRPLGPIGSNAVAPLPATGSGMVVTANRIVPGQEAIDFKGYFKVESFPHNSTIYRPGDNTDRVYLLKSGRVRLMRIGKNGTRSVVSILRPGDLFGELFRPEGTPIEEMAIAAGEAEVWSIEGRDFRAQLEARPALAVDVVRAYAERVRALRKRVLGLTFKEVPARLADTLLTLVEAHGERCPHGGETDLRGITQQDLADLVGASRSFVSTLINEMKREGVLGNVGRILCVRDQKALRKIASKEK
- a CDS encoding sigma-54-dependent transcriptional regulator; its protein translation is METLLIVDDDVSLLETLKMHFEEIEHDGQPRYQVATATSAAAGLRAAQEAMPSVVILDMMLPDRTGLEIIEEMKRLCGDARIILVTAYHDMETTIRAMKAGAFDYIHKPFPDPAALDLVVERALEYRQLSRRADELNRENAAVRLGDIVGTSPLMQQLVKEIGKVTGSHATVLISGESGTGKELIARVIHNYSYDESRPFIGINCSAIVDTLLESELFGHEKGAFTGAVATKPGKFELAEEGTVFLDEIGDMSLMLQAKLLRVLQEREFERVGGVKRIRLRARVIAATHRNLAEEVEHGRFREDLYQRLKVITLQIPPLRERREDISLLVKHLLERINEKVHKRVTRVPPEVMERLTRLPWRGNVRELENVLTRAVVLAPGDVLRGDDLPTLDAPPGPETGRPSATPMFTAPAVDDASLIPTLDEAERLLIARAMAVTKGHKGRTCQILGISRPTLERKLQKYNLSQGQSTLGHGFTVKDDP
- a CDS encoding sensor histidine kinase; protein product: MNAHLLQAALLAWSPGLRVTRAEGDCASVLRRPPEELLDRPLHLALGVSPERARELDARAREDRRAVEFASALLGGDEDATPLRMTLGMDGGEACAAVQDLNALLEGAPPVQISRLSSSLSHEIRNPLSSVKMAVQTLARNTGLSDRDRRRLTIANREIRTMERMLWLLSEYGRDTTPNLDAHALRSVLQEATGMVALELAERRIEVRVDEEPELPRVRVDPNRLRPVLAQVLLNVAMGRPEDSPVEVALRRGSPGRVLMVLKDPAAALPPEERGTLFEPFGSRLARGAGLSLAALRRVMMGQGGDVAAEGSAEPGMVFTLTFAT